One genomic window of Candidatus Pseudobacter hemicellulosilyticus includes the following:
- a CDS encoding succinate dehydrogenase/fumarate reductase iron-sulfur subunit, with protein sequence MNLTLKVWRQKNSRDEGAFETYQVSDISSEMSFLEMFDVLNERLISEGKDPIAFDHDCREGICGMCSMYIDGRPHGPWHANTTCQLHMRAYKDGDTITVEPWRAKSFPVIKDLVVDRTAFDRIIQAGGYISVNTGNAVDANAMPIDKNKADLSFANAACIGCGACVAACKNSSAMLFTSAKVTHLALLPQGDPERKDRVLNMIAQMDKEGFGGCTNTGACEAVCPKEISISNIANLNAEYLRAGLTVDK encoded by the coding sequence ATGAATCTGACCCTTAAGGTGTGGAGGCAGAAGAACAGCAGGGATGAAGGGGCTTTCGAAACGTACCAGGTAAGCGATATTTCTTCGGAAATGTCATTTCTTGAAATGTTTGACGTGCTGAATGAGCGACTGATCAGTGAGGGGAAAGACCCTATTGCGTTTGACCACGACTGCCGCGAAGGTATTTGCGGTATGTGTTCTATGTATATTGACGGCCGCCCGCACGGTCCCTGGCATGCCAATACCACCTGTCAGCTGCACATGCGCGCCTATAAAGATGGGGACACCATCACCGTAGAGCCCTGGCGCGCCAAATCGTTCCCCGTGATCAAGGACCTGGTGGTAGACCGCACCGCTTTTGACCGCATCATCCAGGCCGGTGGCTATATCTCTGTCAATACCGGTAATGCCGTTGACGCCAACGCCATGCCTATTGATAAGAACAAGGCTGATCTGTCCTTCGCCAATGCCGCCTGTATCGGTTGCGGCGCCTGCGTGGCTGCCTGTAAGAACAGCTCAGCCATGCTGTTCACCAGCGCTAAAGTGACCCACCTGGCCCTGCTGCCGCAAGGGGATCCCGAGCGCAAGGACCGCGTGCTGAATATGATTGCCCAGATGGACAAGGAAGGTTTTGGTGGTTGCACCAATACTGGCGCCTGCGAAGCGGTTTGTCCCAAGGAGATCAGCATCAGCAATATCGCCAACCTGAACGCAGAATACCTGCGTGCCGGTCTGACAGTAGATAAGTAA
- a CDS encoding S9 family peptidase — protein MKFNGKIYCAVLLLAGCQQTPSTMNKWQWPSAVPTPTVDKIDKAFTMHGDTRHDEYYWLNERNNPKVLDYLRAENAYLDTMLAGAKDFREKLFTEMKGRIKEKDESLPYKDNDYWYYVRFEEGKQYPIFCRKKGSLDAAEEVMLDQNLLAEGHKYLQVGGRVVSDNNELLAYTSDTVSRRLYDLRFRNLRTGESFPESIPNVDGNSVAWAADNKTIFYIKKDVTTLLPFQVWRHVLGTDPARDLLLYEEKDNRFSIGLGRSKSKKYIHIEAEMNEVSTETRLLEASKPDGQFQVFLPRQVNFQYYVEHFNDKFYVRTDWEAPNFRLMETPEGKTGKENWKEVLPHRKDAYLADMTVFKNFLVLSEVKDALRQLRVINQTTQKDEYLKFDEPAYTVYAGVNPDFNTDTLRFVYTSLTTPASIYDYNMTTKARELKKQTEVLGGFKKEDYASERIWATARDGVKVPVSILYKKGVKRDGKNPLLLYAYGSYGASSFPGFNSNIFSLINRGFVFAVAHVRGGQELGRQWYDDGHLFKKKNTFYDFIDCGEFLVKEQFTSKEHLYALGGSAGGLLMGAVVNMRPDLFKGVIAEVPFVDVITTMSDPSIPLTTGEYKEWGNPADSAEYFYIKGYSPYDNVEAKPYPNLLVTTGLHDSQVQYFEPAKWVARLRERKQGDGIILFSINMDAGHGGASGRFDYLKDEALQYAFLLVQEGITE, from the coding sequence ATGAAATTCAACGGGAAAATCTATTGTGCGGTCCTGCTGCTGGCAGGCTGCCAACAAACACCTTCTACCATGAATAAATGGCAATGGCCATCAGCGGTCCCCACCCCAACAGTGGATAAGATCGATAAAGCATTTACCATGCATGGCGATACCCGCCATGATGAATACTACTGGCTTAATGAACGCAATAATCCCAAAGTGCTGGACTATCTCAGGGCTGAGAACGCCTACCTGGATACCATGCTGGCCGGCGCTAAAGACTTCCGGGAAAAACTGTTCACAGAAATGAAGGGCCGCATCAAGGAAAAGGATGAAAGCCTGCCTTATAAGGACAACGACTACTGGTACTATGTGCGTTTTGAGGAAGGGAAGCAGTATCCCATTTTCTGCCGCAAAAAAGGTTCGCTGGATGCCGCTGAGGAAGTGATGCTGGACCAGAACCTGCTGGCCGAAGGCCATAAATACCTGCAGGTGGGTGGGAGAGTAGTGTCCGATAACAATGAACTGCTGGCCTATACATCGGATACGGTTAGTCGCAGGTTGTACGATCTCCGCTTCCGCAATCTCCGGACCGGCGAAAGCTTTCCCGAAAGCATTCCCAATGTGGACGGCAATTCCGTGGCCTGGGCAGCCGATAACAAGACCATCTTCTACATCAAAAAAGATGTTACCACCTTACTGCCTTTCCAGGTATGGCGCCATGTGCTGGGCACCGATCCGGCCAGGGACCTGCTGCTATACGAGGAAAAGGACAATCGCTTTTCCATTGGCCTGGGCCGCAGCAAATCGAAGAAATATATCCATATAGAGGCGGAGATGAATGAAGTGTCCACCGAGACCCGGCTGCTGGAAGCCAGCAAGCCCGACGGTCAGTTCCAGGTGTTCCTGCCCCGCCAGGTCAATTTCCAGTACTATGTGGAGCATTTCAATGATAAGTTCTATGTCAGGACCGATTGGGAGGCACCCAATTTCCGCCTGATGGAAACGCCCGAAGGAAAAACAGGAAAGGAGAACTGGAAAGAAGTACTGCCGCACCGCAAGGACGCTTACCTGGCGGATATGACGGTCTTTAAAAATTTCCTGGTGCTTTCAGAGGTCAAGGATGCATTGCGCCAGCTGCGGGTCATCAACCAGACCACCCAAAAGGATGAATACCTCAAATTTGATGAGCCGGCCTATACCGTTTATGCCGGCGTCAATCCTGATTTCAATACGGATACCCTGCGGTTCGTATATACTTCGCTCACCACGCCGGCCTCCATCTATGATTATAATATGACCACCAAAGCAAGGGAGCTGAAAAAGCAGACCGAAGTGCTGGGTGGTTTCAAGAAAGAGGACTATGCTTCCGAGCGCATCTGGGCTACCGCCCGGGATGGCGTGAAAGTACCGGTCTCCATCCTCTATAAAAAAGGCGTGAAACGCGATGGGAAGAACCCATTGCTGCTCTATGCCTATGGCAGCTATGGCGCCAGCAGTTTCCCGGGTTTCAACAGTAATATCTTCAGCCTGATCAACAGGGGCTTTGTCTTCGCCGTAGCCCATGTACGGGGCGGCCAGGAACTGGGCCGCCAGTGGTATGATGATGGCCATCTCTTCAAAAAGAAGAATACCTTTTATGATTTTATAGATTGCGGTGAATTCCTGGTCAAAGAGCAGTTCACCAGTAAAGAACATCTTTATGCCCTGGGCGGCAGCGCCGGTGGCCTGCTGATGGGCGCTGTGGTCAATATGCGCCCTGATCTTTTCAAAGGCGTTATTGCTGAAGTGCCTTTCGTGGACGTGATCACTACCATGTCGGACCCCAGTATCCCCCTCACCACCGGTGAGTACAAGGAATGGGGCAACCCGGCCGACAGCGCAGAATACTTTTATATCAAGGGCTATTCTCCCTACGATAACGTGGAAGCAAAGCCCTATCCCAATCTCCTGGTGACTACCGGCCTGCATGACTCCCAGGTGCAATACTTTGAGCCTGCCAAATGGGTGGCCAGGCTGCGGGAGCGCAAGCAGGGGGACGGGATCATCCTGTTCAGCATCAATATGGATGCGGGACATGGCGGCGCCTCCGGCCGGTTCGATTACCTGAAGGACGAGGCCCTGCAATACGCTTTCCTGCTGGTGCAGGAAGGGATCACGGAGTAG
- a CDS encoding ATP-binding cassette domain-containing protein, with amino-acid sequence MIAVNNVTLSFGKRVLFDEVNLTFSKGNCYGVIGANGAGKSTFLKILSGEIEPNKGTVDITPGERMAVLKQNHFEFDEVSVLQTVLMGHEKLWSVSQERDAIYAKADFSEEDGLRAGELEGEFGEMGGYTAESDAASLLSELGVAEESHQLLMKDISGAVKVRVLLAQALFGNPDVLILDEPTNNLDVVTISWLENFLGGYENIVIVVSHDRHFLDAVCTHVADVDRQKIKIYTGNYTFWYESSQLAARQVNDKNKKMEDKRKDLMDFIARFSANASKSRQATARKKALEKLVIEDITPSNRKYPGIIFKQLREVGNQILNVEKLTKTVEGRALFSNISFTVNKGDKIAIVADDQMAVTAFFEIINGEMAADSGKFEWGTTVSKAYLPNDNTQFFQQPLPLMDWLRQYVPPHVTDADEPFLRGFLGKMLFSGDEIMKKTNVLSGGEKVRCMISRMMLQDPNVVLLDEPTNHLDLESIQSFNESMANFTGIVLISSHDHTFLQTVANRIIELTPTGAIDKLMTFDEFLEEKKARTAAGAGVSAY; translated from the coding sequence ATGATCGCAGTGAACAATGTGACCCTCTCGTTTGGTAAACGCGTTTTATTTGATGAGGTAAACCTCACTTTCAGCAAAGGCAACTGTTACGGCGTTATTGGCGCCAACGGGGCTGGTAAATCCACTTTCCTGAAGATCCTTTCAGGAGAAATTGAACCCAACAAGGGCACTGTGGATATTACCCCTGGTGAACGGATGGCCGTGCTGAAACAGAACCATTTTGAGTTTGACGAGGTAAGCGTACTCCAGACGGTACTGATGGGACACGAGAAACTCTGGTCGGTCAGTCAGGAAAGGGATGCCATTTATGCCAAAGCCGATTTCTCGGAAGAGGACGGTCTCCGCGCCGGTGAGCTGGAAGGAGAATTTGGGGAGATGGGTGGCTATACTGCCGAAAGTGATGCCGCCAGCCTGCTCAGTGAGCTGGGCGTGGCCGAAGAGAGCCACCAGCTGCTGATGAAGGATATCAGCGGCGCTGTGAAAGTACGGGTACTGCTGGCGCAGGCCCTGTTTGGTAACCCGGACGTGCTGATCCTTGACGAACCTACCAACAACCTGGACGTGGTCACCATCTCCTGGCTGGAAAACTTCCTGGGCGGTTATGAGAACATTGTGATCGTTGTATCGCACGACCGTCACTTCCTGGATGCCGTATGTACGCATGTGGCTGACGTGGACCGCCAGAAGATCAAGATCTATACCGGTAACTATACCTTCTGGTATGAGAGCAGCCAGCTGGCCGCCCGTCAGGTGAATGATAAGAACAAGAAAATGGAAGACAAGCGCAAGGACCTGATGGACTTCATCGCCCGCTTCTCTGCCAACGCTTCCAAATCCCGCCAGGCCACTGCCCGTAAAAAGGCGCTGGAGAAACTGGTCATTGAAGATATCACGCCTTCCAACCGTAAATACCCCGGTATTATCTTCAAGCAACTGCGCGAAGTAGGGAACCAGATCCTGAATGTGGAAAAGCTGACCAAGACCGTGGAAGGAAGGGCTTTGTTCAGCAATATCAGTTTTACCGTTAATAAGGGAGACAAGATCGCTATTGTGGCGGACGACCAGATGGCCGTGACCGCATTCTTTGAGATCATCAATGGCGAGATGGCTGCCGACAGCGGAAAATTTGAATGGGGGACCACCGTTTCCAAGGCCTACCTGCCCAACGATAATACACAATTCTTCCAGCAACCCCTGCCGCTGATGGACTGGCTCCGCCAGTATGTGCCGCCGCATGTAACCGATGCGGATGAGCCCTTCCTGCGTGGCTTCCTGGGTAAAATGTTGTTCAGCGGTGATGAGATCATGAAAAAGACCAACGTGCTGAGCGGTGGTGAAAAAGTGCGCTGCATGATCAGCCGTATGATGCTGCAGGACCCCAACGTGGTATTGCTGGACGAACCCACCAACCACCTGGACCTGGAATCTATCCAGTCTTTCAACGAAAGCATGGCCAATTTTACCGGCATTGTGCTGATCAGTTCCCATGACCATACCTTCCTGCAAACCGTAGCCAACAGGATCATCGAGCTGACGCCCACCGGCGCTATCGATAAACTGATGACCTTCGACGAGTTCCTGGAAGAGAAGAAGGCTCGTACGGCTGCTGGCGCAGGGGTATCAGCGTACTAA
- a CDS encoding VOC family protein, whose amino-acid sequence MSNYTIPAQTRIGHVHLKVADLDKSLAFYQGVLGFTITQRYGSQAVFISAGGYHHHIGLNTWYSRNSPPAPRQSVGLFHTAIVYPTRRDLAIALQRLIDARYPFTGASDHGVSEAIYLDDPDGNGVELYWDRPREEWPRDTKGFLQMVTEPLDIKALLATI is encoded by the coding sequence ATGAGCAATTATACCATCCCTGCGCAAACCCGGATCGGACATGTGCACCTCAAAGTGGCCGATCTGGATAAGTCCCTGGCATTTTACCAGGGCGTACTTGGTTTTACCATTACGCAACGCTACGGCTCACAGGCCGTTTTTATTTCCGCAGGTGGCTACCATCATCATATTGGCCTCAACACCTGGTATAGCCGCAACAGCCCGCCGGCGCCCAGGCAGTCCGTTGGCCTCTTTCATACTGCCATTGTATATCCCACCCGCCGCGACCTGGCCATTGCGCTGCAGCGGCTGATTGACGCCCGCTATCCCTTTACGGGCGCCTCCGACCATGGCGTTTCCGAGGCCATTTACCTCGATGATCCGGATGGCAACGGCGTAGAGCTTTACTGGGACAGGCCCCGGGAAGAATGGCCCCGCGATACCAAAGGATTTCTCCAGATGGTGACCGAACCCCTGGACATCAAAGCCCTGCTGGCTACTATCTGA